In Nocardia sp. NBC_00403, the DNA window GGATCATGAGCGTCTGTCGGTGACCGGTTGCGCGGCGTATCGGACAGCGGTCGGCTCGACGGCGGCGCGGGCGTCGGCGTGCCGAAGGGTCGGCACAGGTGTGGCGTCGGGAGCCGGTTCGCGTGTGGGTTCTGGTTCGTCCACCGCGTTGCCGGTGTCTGGTGCCGGCTCGCGTGTGGTGTCCGGTTCGCCCGCAGCATTGCCGATGTCGGGTCCGGCATCGAGCGCCGGTTCATCGCTGGCGTCGAGCCCTGCTGTCGCCACTTCCGGTCCGTTGGCCGCGGTGCGGGTGTCGAGCGCCGTGCGGACCCAATCCAGCAGGCCGGGGATGGCCGCCTCGATCTGGTCGCGAACGAGTTCGAAGTCGGCCGTGCTGCCGTAGTACGGGTCGGGGACATTCGGACCGTCGGCGGCGGGGTCGAAGCTGCGCAGGAGTCTGCGTCGGTCGGAGGGCACGCCCAGGCGGGCGAGCTCGCGTTCGTGGCCGGTGTCGAGGGCGATCAGCAGGTCGGCGTCGCGGTGCTCGTCGCCGAAAACGGCCGCGACGTGACCGGTCGGGTAGCCGTGCCTGCGCAATGTCGCGGTGGTGCGCGGATCGGCGTCGTCGCCGACATGCCATGCGGTGGTGCCCGCGCTGCTGACCCGCACCTGGTCGGCAAGACCAGCGCGGTACAGATGCCCCGCGAACATCTTCTCCGCCATCGGCGATCGGCAGATGTTTCCGGTACAGACGAACGACACGTGCAGCTCAGCCACGACAGCCATTCTGGCCGGTGCTGCCTGCGGGCCGCCACGTAGGGTGTTTTCTTGTGCCCGAGGACAGCGTCGATCACGCGAAACTGCGCCACCACGGCGACGTGGACGCGCGCCCGGGCATGCTCGATTTCGCGGTGAACGTGCAGGGCAGCGCGCCGCCGGACTGGCTGCGCCGCCGGCTGGCCGCACGGCTGGACTCGCTGGGCCGCTATCCGAGCGCTGCCGAGGATCTCGCGGCAAGGTCGGCGGTGGCCCTGCGCCACGGTCGCCCGCCGGAGCAGGTGTTGTTGCTGGCGGGTGCGGCCGAGGGCTTCGCCATGCTGCCCCGGCTCGCGCCCGGACTTGCCGCGGTGATCCATCCCTCGTTCACCGAGCCCGAGCTGGCGTTGCGTGACGCGGGCGTTCCGGTCACCCGGGTCCTGCTCGAGCCGCCGTATCTGCTGAACCCGGCCTCGGTGCCCGAAGTGGCGGACCTGGTGGTCCTCGGCAATCCGACCAATCCGACCTCGGTGCTGCATCCCGCCGAAGTGATCCGCGCCTTGCACAGGCCCGGCCGGACCATTGTGGTCGACGAAGCCTTCGCCGACGCGGTGCCGGGAGAGACCGAATCGCTGGCGAGCTCCGCCGCATCCGATGTCCTCGTGCTGCGCAGCCTCACCAAGACCTGGGCGTTGGCGGGCCTGCGTTGTGGCTACTTCCTCGGCGCACCAGAACTGCTCGCCCGGCTGAATCACGGCCGCCCGCACTGGCCGCTCGGCACCCTGCAGCTCGAGGCCATCACCGCCACCGCCGCGCCGTTCGCGGTCGCCCAGGCACAAGACCGGGCCCGGGCACTCGTGGTCGAACGAGAATTGATGATCGAACGGCTGACAGCAGCGGGCATCGAGGTCCACACACCCGCCGCCGGGCCGTTTCTGCTGCTGCACGTCGCGGACGGCGAGTTGCTGCGAAAGCATCTGGCGGACCAGGGGATCGCAGTCCGCCGCGCCGACACTTTCCCCGGCCTCGGTCCCGACTATCTTCGTGTCGCAGTGCGTGGCACCGAAGAGGTGGGTCGGCTGATCGCCGGAATCCGCGCGGCGGGCTGGTGATGGCGGCCGAACCTGGTCACGAATTCTCGCCCGCCGCAGTGGATTGCGGCGCCAGAGGACGAGGGCGCACGAGCATGGTGGCGGGTTCGAGTGGCTGGGTTGCGGGCAGTGACCGGTCGGCGAGGTGCGGGGCTCGGGTAGCGAGATTCGATGGGGCAGGTGGCCGTCAGGTCGGTCCAACCGTCACATCGCGATCACCAGCTCGGAGCCCGGAGTCGCAGGTCTGGGTCGCGACCAGGCAGGGAGCATGCCGAGGCCGGAATCTCGGCGCCGGCGCGGCCACCTCTACTGCCGCCGAAGGATTGTGGCGGTCGGCGCAAACCATACGTGACAGTTGATCGAATAGGTGTGTGAGCCGCGGTCGGAAATCTTGCGGCCCGCTGTGCCTGGGCCGGGAGTGGTTGTGACACGAGCGAACTGGAGGAAGGCGGATGGTGACGACGCTGGCGGACGTGATCGGAGTACTCGATTCGGCGTATCCGCCGAAGCTGGCCGAGTCGTGGGACTCGGTCGGGTTGGTGTGTGGAGACCCTGCCGAGGAGGTGACCCGGGTGCTGTTCGCTGTCGACGCGACGGCCGCGGTTGTCGATGAGGCGATCGATTGGCGGGCACAGGCTTTGGTGGTGCACCATCCGTTGCTACTGCGTGGTGTGGACACCGTTGCCGCCGACACTCCGAAAGGTGCGTTACTGCATCGCCTGATCCGGTCCGGCTGTGCGTTGTTCAGTGCGCACACCAACGCCGACTCCGCCGATCCCGGTGTCTCCGATGCGCTGGCTTCGGCGATCGGCTTGACCGTCACCGGCCCACTGGACGCGAAACCGGACACCGCCGTGGACAACTGGGTGGTGCAGGTGCCGCGCTCGCATACCGATGCGGTGCTCGCAGCATTGTTCGCCGCAGGTGCGGGTGGCAACGACTCCTACCGGGACTGTGCGCTGCGGGTGCCGGGGATCGGCCAGTTCCGGCCGGTGGCGGGGGCGAATCCGGCGGTCGGTTCGCTCGGTGAGCTGCAGCAGGTCGAGGAGGACCGCGTCGAGGTGATCGCACCGCCCGCCGCCCGCGCCGCGATTCTTGCGGCACTGCGCGCCGCGCATCCTTATGAGGACCCCGCCTATCACGTCAGCGAGCGTGCGCCGCTGCCTTCCGGGCTCGGTATCGGCCGGGTCGGTATGCTGCCGGAGCCGGAATCGTTGCGCGCCTTCACCGCTCGGGTCGCCGCCGCTCTACCTGCCACTGTCTGGGGTGTCCGCGCCGCAGGCGACCCCGACCGCATGATCCACACGGTCGCCGTCTGCGGCGGCGCGGGCGACTCCTACCTGAACACCGCAGCACGCCTGGGCGTAGACGCCTACGTCACCTCCGACCTGCGCCACCACCCGGTCGACGAACACCTGCGCAGGGGCGGCCCCGCCCTCGTGGATGCGGCCCACTGGGCCACCGAATTCCCCTGGTGTGCGCAAGCTGAGGCGGTGGTGCGCGCCGCGTTGCCGGATCTCGAAACCCGGGTATCGACGATGCGTACCGACCCGTGGACGGTGTGCGCCACCGCCTGATGTCGTAGCGCCCTTATTCAGTCGGGGTCGTCGGGTACTCGAGGTGGATGGCATTGACGAAGTCGGGATGAGCGGTGATCACGACGTGTGATCTATCGGGCGTCATCCGCGCACGGGCAAAGATCTCCGCACGTTCGAATGTGCCCTTGATCAACAGCAGACCCACCGGAAACCATCCGGGGAAGACTGCGAATACCAGTGGTACGACCAGCCCTCGTACACCCTGCAGAAGTGCGAGAACGAGGGCGACAACGGTGATTGCCGCTGCGACCGATAGGAATTGACCGATCCGCACGAATCGGCGGGCATGGCGCAGGCATGCCGGACAGGCCGGCCAGTCGCCGTGCAGCACGATGTGCGGGTCGACGTTGAACGGGTCTCGCGATCCGATGCGCGAGAAGATGCGGAGCAGGAACCGAGCCGACGTGAGGCGCTCGGCCCCGCCCCTACGGTCCACGAAGGGGATCTGAGCGGTCCGCAGTTGCGCCGCAGGACGGCCGTGCTCGCTGCACACTCTCGGCAGCTGCTCCCGCAGGATGAGATGGAGCGGCGCACCGTTCGGCGGCATGCTCTCGTCCGGATCGGGCATGACCGGGAGCGAAATGTCTTGCCGGTGCGTCCGCGACCGTATCGGGAAACGTGGTGCGGCAGTGCCTGAGTCGTGCACTGTCACTCGTGTCCTCCGCGTTGATTCGCACTGTCCTCGACCTGCTTCCGCACGGACAGCGCGCCGAGGGCGTCCGGCTCTCCTGCGAGTGTCTCGGACATCAGGCTCCCTCGTGGTGCGGTAAGGCGGTCTCTCGCTCTGGACGCTCTGAAGACCCCCTCGGCGATCCTAATGCGGGCGTATTCGGCGTGTCTCTGGAGTGTCGGCTGTTCGGGCGAATCGGTTGGGCGCAAACGGGTATAACGACCGCATGGATTTCCCGGTAGACCTGGGGATCGTGCAGATCGGGCTGATGCTGCTGATCCTTGTTGCGCTAGCACTATTGATATCGGCGTTGGTGATGGTGCGCAGGGTCGGATTACGGGTTCTGCTCGGCCGGGGCGCGGCGGGCCTGTGCCTCTTGCTCGTCGCGGTGGTGCTGCTGTGGGTGGCGACGCTGATCCAGACGTATCTGGGCCTGAGCGGCGAGGTCAAGGCCGCCCATGTGGTGGTGAGTCCCGTTGCGGGACAGGAACATCGACTCGAGGTGGAGCTCACGCTGTACGGCGACGACGAACACGGCGAGAAGCACGACAAGTACCAGGTCGAGGGTGACCTGTGGGTCTTGCAGGCCAATATCGTCGAGCTGGAGCCGTGGGTGAATGCGCTCGGCTTCCACTCCGGATACAAGGTGACCCGGTTGTACGGCCAGCGTCTCGACGGCATCGCAACCAGCCAGAACCAGATCTTCGTCAACGGCGACGACCAGGACTTCTTCGCCGATATGCGGAAAGGCCGCTGGTGGACCGAACCTTTCGTCCGCTCCGCCTACGGCAACGCCGTCATCGGGACACCCGGTGAATTCGACGTCTTCATCTCCAGAGACGCCATCAAAGCCCGCTCACCAGGCCATTAGCCCCCAAACCCCGTTCCCGCGGTACGAACGGGACATGATCGCGGGGCTGGTCGCGGTTTGCCGCCGCCATGTCCTGCTCGCGCGGGAGGTATCCGGGCAGGAGCGCCGGTGCGGCGGAACTGATGGTCGGTGTGGCACGCGGGGTGGCCGGGTGCCCGCTGGATCGGTGCTCTACGGGTTGTCCGGGCGGGCCACCGGGCTCCGGCGTCTCGGACTCGGTGTCGTCTGAAGGCTGGCTGCGGCCCTGGTGCCCGGCGGGGGTGGACAGCCATTGCGTGGTGGCGTCTTGTCGGCCTGGTTTCATGACCCCGTCCCCGGGATATGGCCCCTGCACCCCACCTCAACACCCGCTGACGTGGCCTCGGACCTGATCCACCAGCCGTCCGAGGTACGGTTGAGCACTGGTGTTCGCCGTCGTACCGGCGCGCGGTGCCTCCCATCCGTCCATAGCGTCCAGGAGTTTGTTCGCGTTGAATGTCGAACCCCCGATCCAGGCCAAGCTGCTGCAGCTCGCCGCTGTCGACGCCGAACTGACGCGGATTGCGCATCGGCGCACCGTGCTGCCCGAGCAGCAGGAGGTGGCGCGGCTGGAGGTGGAGCGCAATGCTCACAAGGATGCCGCGGTGGCTGTGGAGATCGTGTTGGACGATCTCGATCGCGATATCCGCAAGCTGGAGGGTGAGGTCGAGGCGGTTCGCAAGCGTGAGGAGCGCGACCAGGGGATGCTGACCGCTGGTTCGGTGGGTGCCAAGCAGCTTTCGGAGATCCAGCATGAGCTGGGCAGTTTGGAGCGGCGCCGGTCGGTGCTGGAGGACGAGCTGCTCGAGGTGATGGAGCGCCGCGAGGCGTCCGCCGCCGACCACGAGCATGCGGGTGCGCGCCTGGACAAGACCGAGCAGGATCTGGCCGACGCACAGCGGCTGCGGGACGAGGCACTCGCGGATCTCGATGTGGCGCAAGGCCGTTGCGAGGGCGATCGGTCGGGTCTTGTCGGGTTGTTCCCTGCTGATCTGCTGAGCATCTACGACCGTCAGCGCACCCAGCACGGTGTCGGCGCGGCGCTGCTGCAAGCTCGCCGGTGTGGGGCCTGCCGGATCGAGCTGGACCGCGGTGAGATCGCGCGCATCGCGAAGGCCGCGCCCGACGCGATCGTGCGTTGCCCGGAATGCGGCGCGGTGATGGTGCGCACCAAGGAATCGGGCCTGTGAGTTTTCGAGCCCGCGTTTCGGCGCGTGCTCGGACCGTGACCGTGGCAGGTCGAGTTCAACGAGGGGAATGATGGCCCAGCTCGAGGTGATCGTCGAAGCCGACGGTGGTTCCCGTGGCAATCCGGGGCCTGCCGGTTACGGCGCGGTCGTTTTCGACGCTGATCATGCGAGTGTTCTCGCCGAGCGCCGTGAGTACATCGGTGTCGCGACCAAC includes these proteins:
- a CDS encoding Nif3-like dinuclear metal center hexameric protein — translated: MVTTLADVIGVLDSAYPPKLAESWDSVGLVCGDPAEEVTRVLFAVDATAAVVDEAIDWRAQALVVHHPLLLRGVDTVAADTPKGALLHRLIRSGCALFSAHTNADSADPGVSDALASAIGLTVTGPLDAKPDTAVDNWVVQVPRSHTDAVLAALFAAGAGGNDSYRDCALRVPGIGQFRPVAGANPAVGSLGELQQVEEDRVEVIAPPAARAAILAALRAAHPYEDPAYHVSERAPLPSGLGIGRVGMLPEPESLRAFTARVAAALPATVWGVRAAGDPDRMIHTVAVCGGAGDSYLNTAARLGVDAYVTSDLRHHPVDEHLRRGGPALVDAAHWATEFPWCAQAEAVVRAALPDLETRVSTMRTDPWTVCATA
- the cobC gene encoding Rv2231c family pyridoxal phosphate-dependent protein CobC — protein: MPEDSVDHAKLRHHGDVDARPGMLDFAVNVQGSAPPDWLRRRLAARLDSLGRYPSAAEDLAARSAVALRHGRPPEQVLLLAGAAEGFAMLPRLAPGLAAVIHPSFTEPELALRDAGVPVTRVLLEPPYLLNPASVPEVADLVVLGNPTNPTSVLHPAEVIRALHRPGRTIVVDEAFADAVPGETESLASSAASDVLVLRSLTKTWALAGLRCGYFLGAPELLARLNHGRPHWPLGTLQLEAITATAAPFAVAQAQDRARALVVERELMIERLTAAGIEVHTPAAGPFLLLHVADGELLRKHLADQGIAVRRADTFPGLGPDYLRVAVRGTEEVGRLIAGIRAAGW
- a CDS encoding zinc ribbon domain-containing protein; translated protein: MNVEPPIQAKLLQLAAVDAELTRIAHRRTVLPEQQEVARLEVERNAHKDAAVAVEIVLDDLDRDIRKLEGEVEAVRKREERDQGMLTAGSVGAKQLSEIQHELGSLERRRSVLEDELLEVMERREASAADHEHAGARLDKTEQDLADAQRLRDEALADLDVAQGRCEGDRSGLVGLFPADLLSIYDRQRTQHGVGAALLQARRCGACRIELDRGEIARIAKAAPDAIVRCPECGAVMVRTKESGL